Proteins encoded by one window of Dromaius novaehollandiae isolate bDroNov1 unplaced genomic scaffold, bDroNov1.hap1 HAP1_SCAFFOLD_30, whole genome shotgun sequence:
- the LOC112996815 gene encoding olfactory receptor 9G19-like — MEKGEWDNCTSPVEIRLLGMGNIPTLQTPLFLLSLIIYLVTVVGNILIVVVVMADQLLHTPMYFFLGNLSSLEICYSSTILPRLLASFLTGDRTISVHGCIVQFYFFAALACTECYLLAAMSYDRYLAICQPLLYASLMAWKLCLQMAAGSWLMGFLICTVVTSFLLQLKFCSPKAIDHFFCDFTTLLDLACSDTRVVTIVSFFLCVLDVVFPFLFTLASYVCIIAAILRIPSSVGRQKAFSTCSSHLTVVTLFYGTLIIVYLMPRTAPLRQLNKVFSFFYTVLTPLVNPLIYSLRNREVREALRKALRKALACTQSSQQLCTLL, encoded by the coding sequence ATGGAGAAAGGGGAATGGGACAACTGCACATCGCCAGTGGAGATTCGTCTGCTGGGAATGGGGAATATCCCCACTCTCCAGACACCGCTCTTCCTCCTCTCACTCATCATCTACTTGGTGACTGTGGTTGGGAACATCCTCATTGTTGTGGTGGTCATGGCAGACCAGCTTCTGCATAcgcccatgtacttcttcctgggCAATCTGTCCTCCTTGGAGATCTGCTACAGCTCCACCATCCTGCCCCGACTGCTGGCCAGCTTCCTGACCGGGGACAGGACCATCTCTGTTCATGGCTGTATAGTACAGTTCTACTTTTTTGCTGCTTTAGCATGTACTGAGTGTTACCTGCTGGCAGCCATGTCTTATGATCGGTACCTGGCCATATGCCAGCCCCTGCTCTATGCAAGCCTCATGGCCTGGAAGCTCTGTCTCCAGATGGCAGCTGGGTCTTGGCTAATGGGATTCCTTATCTGCACAGTAGTCACTTCTTTCCTATTGCAGTTGAAGTTCTGTAGCCCCAAGGCTATTGaccacttcttctgtgatttCACCACTTTGCTGGACCTTGCctgcagtgacacccgggtggttACAATAGtaagtttttttctgtgtgtcctGGATGTAGTCTTCCCCTTTCTGTTCACACTGGCATCCTACGTGTGCATCATAGCTGCCATCCTGAGGATCCCATCGAGCGTGGGCAGGCAGAAGgccttctccacctgctcctctcacctcactgTTGTCACTCTTTTCTATGGCACCCTCATCATTGTCTACCTGATGCCCAGAACGGCCCCTCTGAGGCAGCTCAACAAAGTGTTCTCCTTTTTCTATACAGTCCTCACACCCTTGGTcaatcccctcatctacagcctgcgGAACAGGGAGGTCAGGGAGGCCCTCAGAAAAGCACTCAGGAAAGCTCTGGCttgcacccagagctcacagcagtTGTGCACTCTTCTCTAA